The Lentimicrobiaceae bacterium genome includes the window AAGCAATTGCCAGAGCTATAATAGGCGTTTTTACAGGCTCCAAAAAAGGTGGGGGTAGCACAATTACACAGCAGTTGGCAAAAAACTTGTTTCCAAGAAAATATAATCAAAATATATTTGGTACGGTGTACTCTAAAGCCAAAGAATGGATTGTTGCACTCAAACTTGAACGTAATTACACCAAAGAAGAAATTATAGCATTATATTTCAATACTGTTGATTTCGGAAGCCTTTCGTACGGCATCAAATCTGCAGCCAAAACCTACTTCGATAAAGCTCCTATAGAGCTGAACGCACAAGAATCGGCTACGCTTGTGGGTATCCTTAAAGCTCCGAGTTACTTCCACCCTGTAAGAAACACCCAAAGAGCTATTGACAGACGCAGCGTTGTGCTTAACCAAATGCGCAAAGCCGATTTTATAACTAAACATGAATACGATTCAATAAAAATGCTGCCCTTGGATGTTTCCAGCTTTACACTGCAAGTCCACGACTTAGGAACGGCAACGTATTTCAGAGAATTTTTGCAAAAAACATTGAGTGCAAAAAAACCTAATCCTAAAAACTATGTGGATAGAGCCGATTATACCGCCGATTCGCTGCGTTGGGAAAGAGACCATTCATACGGCTGGCTTGAAAAAAACAGAAAAGCCGACGGCTCCAAATATAACTTGTACAAAGACGGACTCAAAATATACACAACCATTAACTACAGCATGCAACAATACGCCGAAGAAGCTGTAAACGAGTACTTTTCGGAATATTTGCAACCTACCTTTTTCGAACATTGGAAAGACAGAAAAAATGCTCCTTACGATATGTGGGATACTAAACAAATCGACATGCTTATTGAAAATGCTATTAAACGTAGCTCCCGATACCAAAACATGAAGAAAAACAATGTCCCCGACGACTCTATTTCTTTGGCTTTTAGTACTCCTATCAAGATGTCAGTTTTTTCGTGGAATGGCGATATTGATACTGTTATGACTCCGTTAGATTCTATTAAATACCACAATTGGTTTTTGCAAACCGGACTTATGTCTGTTGAGCCTCAATCGGGTTTTGTAAGAGCCTACGTCGGTGGTATCAATTACAGGCATTTCCAATACGACCACGTTACTCAGGGCAGACGTCAGGTTGGCTCTACTTTTAAACCGTTTGTTTACACTGTTGCCATACAAGACGGACAAATGACTCCTTGCACGCGATTGGCTAACGTGCCTGTTAGAATTGAATCGGGTGGGCAAATTTGGGAGCCTAAAAACTCAAGTAAATACAAGGAAAATGAGATGATTACTCTTAAAGATGCCTTAGCCAATTCAGTTAACTGGATATCCGCAGCTTTAATTAAAACTTATTCTCCGCAATCAGTTATTAATATCTGTCGGAAAATGGGTATTTATAGTCCTATTCCCAATGTACCTGCAATATCTTTGGGCTCAGCCGATTTATCGTTGTACGAAATGGTTGGTGCAATGAGCACCTTCGCCAACAAAGGTATATACATGCAACCTCTTTTTATTACTCACATCGAAGATAAACACGGCAACGTTATTTCGCACTTTATCCCTTACCAAAACGAAGCTATGAACGCTCATACAGCGTACAATATGATAGGATTGCTACAAGGTGTTGTTGAATCGGGTACAGGTGTACGTTTAAGATACCGATACGGTTTGAATAACCCTATTGCAGGAAAAACGGGAACTACGCAAAATAACTCCGACGGTTGGTTTATGGGTATTACCCCCGATTTAGTTACGGGCGTTTGGGTTGGCGGAGTTGAACGTACGGTTAGGTTTAGAGCTACATCTCTCGGACAAG containing:
- a CDS encoding transglycosylase domain-containing protein, which codes for AIARAIIGVFTGSKKGGGSTITQQLAKNLFPRKYNQNIFGTVYSKAKEWIVALKLERNYTKEEIIALYFNTVDFGSLSYGIKSAAKTYFDKAPIELNAQESATLVGILKAPSYFHPVRNTQRAIDRRSVVLNQMRKADFITKHEYDSIKMLPLDVSSFTLQVHDLGTATYFREFLQKTLSAKKPNPKNYVDRADYTADSLRWERDHSYGWLEKNRKADGSKYNLYKDGLKIYTTINYSMQQYAEEAVNEYFSEYLQPTFFEHWKDRKNAPYDMWDTKQIDMLIENAIKRSSRYQNMKKNNVPDDSISLAFSTPIKMSVFSWNGDIDTVMTPLDSIKYHNWFLQTGLMSVEPQSGFVRAYVGGINYRHFQYDHVTQGRRQVGSTFKPFVYTVAIQDGQMTPCTRLANVPVRIESGGQIWEPKNSSKYKENEMITLKDALANSVNWISAALIKTYSPQSVINICRKMGIYSPIPNVPAISLGSADLSLYEMVGAMSTFANKGIYMQPLFITHIEDKHGNVISHFIPYQNEAMNAHTAYNMIGLLQGVVESGTGVRLRYRYGLNNPIAGKTGTTQNNSDGWFMGITPDLVTGVWVGGVERTVRFRATSLGQGANTALPIWAIYMKKIYEDEDINISKGNFDRPPDFPDNTFNCESAENKSEKKSSFDNNLF